GAAAAGGCATACCCACTTCATGGGAGAAGATACTTTACCTTGCCTGTTTGACCGACTTGAAGGGAGTTGTCGGCATATCCTGCATCTACCGCGGCTCTTGACGCCCCAACAGCTAATGGTGATGCACGATGTTTAGTTGAAGCAGACTCGAAAGACGGAatttaaaaaaaagaaaagaaaatacaCACCAGCGCCAAGAGAATCAGCCAGAGGGTTCAAAATTGTGTCAAAGCTTTCTTTAGATTTGAGTGCACGACCACCAGATACGACCCTAGCAGCCGATGCTAGGTCAGGGCGAGAAGATACGGTCAATTCTTCGGAAACAAATTGAGTAGGAGCTAGTGTAACATAAGTGAAAGAAACATGAATATTCAACATTAACTCACTGTCAACGGTTATAATAtcaacatcctcaacaaccGCAGGTCCAGTTGCGACAGGTGCTTTGTCAAACGCTGTAGATCGCACGGTCACAATTTTGACAGAATCTTTAGGGGATGATTTTATGGTCAGAACCGCATTACCCGCATAAATCGGTCGAGTGAATGTGTCGCCTGATGATTCAAGGGCTATAATGTCGGCAATCTTCCGTGGTCATTGCAGTTTAGTGAAAAATGCGCTGTGCGCTCTATAACCACCCACCAAAGAACTGTCTAGCAATCCTGCCAATCTAGGAAAGACATTTTTTCCAACAGCCGTATGCGCTGCGAAAATGTGGGAAACGTCCTTCGCTGATACAATAGAAGCAAGTAAGGACGCTAGAGCTAAGGAGCTGATGTAAGCGATGTGCACCGCATCCATGTAACGAGCATTTACCTTCAGCGAGAGAGTGCGAATAAGAGTCCGATCTCGCCAAGTAAATTTTAGATAAGCCCTTGATCCTACAATTATTCAGCTGCATGAGCGTAACTCGTCATGAAGTTTGTTGCATCGTACTCTTTGGCCCTATCAAGAGCATTTTCTATTTCAGACTTAGTGCCTACAAGAAGGCCGCGCGTCTGTGAAAAGCATAGTAAGCACAAAATCGTCTCTACAAAGACTCACATCATTGCCTAATGTCTTGGCAGCAGTCACAGCACTAAGTGAAGCTTCACTGAGCTTCCCAGCTTTATGCtcgaggaagacgagggaCGAGACAAGCCTGCTGTGCGATAATGCGAGTCGAGGGGTAAAAGCACGAGAAGCTCTGAGAGCTGATCTGTGAAGCATAATGAGAAAGTAGAAAGTAGTCAATATTGGACGAGATGATAAACCACCACCGGAGTGTGCAAAGTCAAGAGCGCTATGTAAGTACTTGGTTCATTATATGCGATACGATGCATCGTGATCAAGACTCAGGCGGGGCACGGAAGCTCCCCCCTCTACCGTCGGCCGGCTTTCTCCCAGCCGAATAATGCCCGACGAAGCTCATCTCGAAAGTCTTAATTATGACTCGGCATTTTTTACGCCTCGATACTTTTGAAAGATGTGGCGCGTGCGAGGACATGTCCGTTGTTAGCACATTTACCTGCTTCGAACTCGACACCTAAGGATCTGTCACATCTGTTGTTACCGGCATCGACCCACACTTATCCGAGAAaatgagggagatggataACCAAGTAAGACAATTGGATTATTGTTTAGTATTTCTCTTCAACAATTTGCCATACTCCTTTTTGATGCCTGCCACTTAGTTCTCAGACTGCGTCCACAGTGGCATTGAAGATATAATTTATACACCACACACCAGCCATATGCCTGCGTTAAATGCTCGTACAACAGCCATTACAACCACGTACAAGTCATCACTGCACCACAACGACCTCAAGGATATTCCATCGTAGAGACCTGCGACTGCTGACCGCCGAAACTTGGGGAACTATTAATCTTCGACTATCATCTTTAACAACTTTACCGAGCCGATACCCTATGTACGACCTTGGACAACAGGGATGGAAGTGAATGGAGCCTATTAAAACAATGTTCTTGCTACATGGGGGACTTATTGGAAAAGAGACTGCACCGTGAGCCGTGACAAACAGAATTTCTTATCTTTAGTCGTATACGTAAAAAGGTTTGTCCGCTGACTAGTAACAATTATGAAAATttaaaagaaaaacatAATAAATTAATTAACTtgaaatgaagaaaaacACAGTAAATAAAATAGATGATAATTATTTTTAACAAAATTAATATTAAATTTCCTAAATTAATAGTGGATTGATGAACAAACGAACAAACAATAGAAATTCCGGCTGTGAGCCACGTGCCTTGCGCCATAATTgtcttttgttttctttctctatTAGTAGCCGTGCCACTCAGATACAGCAgtatattatatatatatattatatattTATTATAACTCATGCACTCGAGTCTCAACATGACATTGCTATTAACTGAGTAATTGAACTCTTGACCTCTCTACCTGCAGCAATTGCTTATCACCACAATTAATACACCACTGCACAAGATGCACGACCTCAGCCTCGTCATTTTCAGCGGAATCGGTAttttccttgtcctcctacctctgcctcttcatTGGCGTGCTCGAAATGCCGGCACTTTGCTATTGATTACATGGCTTTTCATCGCCAACGTTATTTTTTTCGTTAATGGCATTATCTGGTGGAACAGTTATGACTTACCATCATCCCCAATCTGGTGCGATATAGGTAGGCATTCGATTTATCACACATGGTAATGCAAGGAAGGTGATAGTAACATTGGACATCCCAGCAAGCAAGCTTTTCATTGGAGTCCCCGTTGGCATTTCAGCCACCAGTCTTTGTATCACTCGTCGCCTAGTGATGATTGCATCGTCTACCGCCGTTACGATAAATCAGCGTCAGAAACATATTGCTCTTGCAATCGATTTATTTTTGGGTATCGGGATGCCAATGCTTGTTATGGCCCTACATTATATCGTCCAACCACATCGTGTCGACATCATCGAAGGCTATGGATGTCAGCCTGTGACTTGGCCTGGAATTCCAGCTCTCTTTGCGGTTACCTGGTGGTCTCCTTTGCTGACAATCATTGCTGCTGGATACGGCGGTAAGTGACCGTCTTCTATTTCCCAATTTCCAGGTCAAGCTGATATAGACTCTCTTCGCAGTCGTCGCTTTGCGATTTTTTCTTTACCGACGTTTGCAATTCCATACAGTTCTGCGATCTTCCAGAGGTGGTCTGGATAGCCGCCATTATCTACGGCTGATGGCCCTCGCGAGCGTTGATATCATTCTTGGCTTGCCTGCAACATTATTCACTCTAATTGTAAATATTCAACAAAGGCAATCGTATCCTTCGTGGGACTGGGTTCATCTCGATTGGTCTCGTATCGAACTGTACCCTGCATCTTCCGTCCTTCCAGATGCTCAAAAAACAATAGCTATTGTCTTGCCAAGATGGCTAGCGCCTCTCTTATCTATCATATTCTTCCTGTTCTTTGGAGTGTCCATCGATGCGATGGGGGAATATGCCAGATGGTTCCGAGCAATTCGGGCTAAAACTCCTTTTTTACCTTTTcaccaaaaagaaatgcGAGTGATTTAAACATGAAGGGGCAACCAGAACTAATCTCTCAATAGCCTTCCTATAGCAGCTCCGAAATTGGGATCGACCATAGTCAAACCTAGCGGAGCGGACTGGAAAGACTCTACAAACCCAAATGACGATCCATTGGAAGGCAGTTATTTCGGCGACTTAGATAGATTTGACTCTACTCCAGGAGTAGTCCAGGGTGGCGTGATGGTTGCCGTCTCGGTCGAGCGTGCTGTTGTTTGATTTCAGAATAGTTTGTGTAATATATAGAACTTGAGTTATGAACTTCAGCTCAATACAGGCCCCTCGATGATGGACATGGCCGAGTCCCCGACGAGGCCTAAATGATGAGAAGTCCGTCGCAAATAATTAATTGCGACTTTTGGCAGGTACGGTGGACAATATCGATGATGGCGAGTTACACTGTGTAATCACAGTGAATACGGTGGCGAGTAACACTGACTGACAATGTGACGGATTACTCGTACACAGTATAACTCGCCACTGTACGTAAGTGCGGCCGACCGTAACCGCCGTCGATTTTTCTAATAAGTGCGAGGGTGGGGGCAAATGCCAGAAATTGCAGTTGCACGggatttttttttcatcgCCGGATCGAGGCCGGCCGGCGGTGTTTTATGGTAAGCAAGCACCTTTCAGCTCAGGCTTTATCTACTATGTATCATGCGTCTGGCTCTACTCATATGAGGCCTTGGTAGAGCTTTCATTTTGTGTCTGATGGAAC
This genomic window from Cryptococcus deuterogattii R265 chromosome 9, complete sequence contains:
- a CDS encoding pheromone a factor receptor gives rise to the protein MHDLSLVIFSGIGIFLVLLPLPLHWRARNAGTLLLITWLFIANVIFFVNGIIWWNSYDLPSSPIWCDIASKLFIGVPVGISATSLCITRRLVMIASSTAVTINQRQKHIALAIDLFLGIGMPMLVMALHYIVQPHRVDIIEGYGCQPVTWPGIPALFAVTWWSPLLTIIAAGYGVVALRFFLYRRLQFHTVLRSSRGGLDSRHYLRLMALASVDIILGLPATLFTLIVNIQQRQSYPSWDWVHLDWSRIELYPASSVLPDAQKTIAIVLPRWLAPLLSIIFFLFFGVSIDAMGEYARWFRAIRAKTPFLPFHQKEILPIAAPKLGSTIVKPSGADWKDSTNPNDDPLEGSYFGDLDRFDSTPGVVQGGVMVAVSVERAVV
- a CDS encoding electron transfer flavoprotein alpha subunit produces the protein MLHRSALRASRAFTPRLALSHSRLVSSLVFLEHKAGKLSEASLSAVTAAKTLGNDTRGLLVGTKSEIENALDRAKEIKGLSKIYLARSDSYSHSLAEALASLLASIVSAKDVSHIFAAHTAVGKNVFPRLAGLLDSSLIADIIALESSGDTFTRPIYAGNAVLTIKSSPKDSVKIVTVRSTAFDKAPVATGPAVVEDVDIITVDTPTQFVSEELTVSSRPDLASAARVVSGGRALKSKESFDTILNPLADSLGAAVGASRAAVDAGYADNSLQVGQTGKVVAPELYVAIGISGAIQHLAGMKESKMIIAINKDPDAPIFQVADVGLVADLFESVPQLVKEIGNVKV